The window CTCGATGTAGTTGACGTACCCGCCGCGTGCGCCGAGCTTGCCCACGCCGTCGCGCACTTCGGCGACGGCCCGGGCGGCCGTTTCCTGCCCGTCTGGGGTGGCCTTCTGGTAGATCTGCGCGGTCGCCAGGGCGTCGCGGTGTGGGAAGGCGGTGTCGGCGGGTTTGACCGCGCTCACTGCGCCGCCGAGGGAGTCGAGCAGCATGTCCAGGTCGACGCGGCCCTGGAGGAGGTTGGTCAGCCCGGCGGGGTCGCTGATCGGCTTGGTGAGGATGCGGGAGGACGCGACGAACGCCTCCCGCGGCTGGGCTTCGGGCGCGCAGGAGCGGTTGGTGCAGCCACCGAAGTAGCGCATCGCGTCCAGGTAGCGGCGCTGACCGACCATCCGGTTCGTCGGACGGGTGCCGGCGGCCCTGACCAGGGTGTCGAGCAGCTGGTTGAGGGTCGCCTGGGAGCCGACAAAAGCGCCGCCGACCCTCGCGTGCGGCGGGGAGCCGCCGGCGATGATGCAGTTGGACCACAGGTCGACCGGCGCCTGCGCCACCCAGTTCTGCCACGCCCCGACGACCGCGGGGGCGGCCCCGGCGGGGAAGGTGAGCTGGAAGACGACCAGGTCGGGCGCGGGGTCGGTGGCGAAGGTGAACGACGTGACGATGCCGAAGTTGCCGCCACCGCCGCCGCGCAAGGCCCAGAACAGGTCCGGGTCGGCGTCGGCGCTGACGTCGCGGAGCACGCCGTCGGCCGTGACGACTTGGATCGCGGTCAGCTTGTCGCAGGTCAGACCGTATTTGCGGGACAACACCCCGACGCCGCCGCCGAGGGTCAGCCCGGCGATGCCGACGGAGGGACACGACCCGGCCGGGATGCAGCGGCCCGCCTGGGCGAGGGCGGTGTAGACGTCGAACAGCCGCGCGCCCGCGCCGATGGTGGCGGTCGTGCCCTGGAGGTCGACCTTGTTCATGCCTTTGAGGTCGACGACGAGGCCGGAGTCGGGGACGGAGTAGCCGGCGTAGCTGTGGCCGCCGCAGCGGGCGGCGATGGGGAGGTGGGACTGGCGGGCCAGCTCCACGCAGGCCTGGACTTGCTCGGGAGTCTGGACGGTGGCGACCGCGACGGGCTGTTTGCGGTCGAAGAAG is drawn from Actinokineospora alba and contains these coding sequences:
- a CDS encoding FAD-binding oxidoreductase, giving the protein MGAATAACSKPATQPPANPPTPTTTTSTAGPTATPPDWEGLRRKVAALSQPGAPDYDTARRSYNTFFDRKQPVAVATVQTPEQVQACVELARQSHLPIAARCGGHSYAGYSVPDSGLVVDLKGMNKVDLQGTTATIGAGARLFDVYTALAQAGRCIPAGSCPSVGIAGLTLGGGVGVLSRKYGLTCDKLTAIQVVTADGVLRDVSADADPDLFWALRGGGGGNFGIVTSFTFATDPAPDLVVFQLTFPAGAAPAVVGAWQNWVAQAPVDLWSNCIIAGGSPPHARVGGAFVGSQATLNQLLDTLVRAAGTRPTNRMVGQRRYLDAMRYFGGCTNRSCAPEAQPREAFVASSRILTKPISDPAGLTNLLQGRVDLDMLLDSLGGAVSAVKPADTAFPHRDALATAQIYQKATPDGQETAARAVAEVRDGVGKLGARGGYVNYIEAAMPDWGVLYYGANLSRLRAVAHQYDPDRVFTFAQSIHRA